TATGCTCGGCTTTCTCACGGCGGATACCCCCGAGACGATCGAAACCGCGACCGACGGCCGCGAGATGCTGACGGTCGTGGTTCCGCTGGGGCCGAACCCGACGACCAACGGCTTCGTCATGCACGTCCCCACCGAGAACGTCCACGACGTCGACCTCACTGTCGAGGAGGCGGTCCGGTCGATCGCGACGCTCGGAGTCGCGACCGACGCGGTAGACGACGACTAACCGGCGGTAGGGATGTGCTTCCGAGGAAGTATATTCCGACAGGGATTTCCGGCGCCCCAAACGGTATAAGTGAGGTAATTATATCTAATTACACAGCGATGCCCCAGAACTTCCCCGACTACATCGACGTCGACTATTCGGACGGCGAGGGCGAAGACCCCGAAGATTACCCCCACATAAACGACAAGATCGAGAAGGCGATCGAAGTCACCCGGCAGGGCTTAGAGCAGTACGAGAACCCCGCGGTGATGTGGACCGGCGGGAAGGACTCGACGCTCGTGCTCTACTTCGTCAAGGAGGTCGCCGAGCAGTACGACTACGAGCTCCCGACCGCGATCTTCATCGACCACTACCAGCACTTCCAGCAGATCCACGACTTCGTCGAGCGCTGGGCCGACGAGTGGGACCTCGACGTCCACTACGCCCGCAACGAGGACATCGGCGCCTACGTCGACGAACACGACCTCACACCCGGCGACGACATCCCCGTCGCTCAGCTCTCCGAGCACAACCGCCACCACGTCGAGAACATCCTCGAGTACGAGGAGGAGACGTTCCCGTTCCTGCTCGACACCTACGCCGGCAACCACCTGCTGAAGACGGTGGCGCTCAACGACGCCTTAGAACAGCTCGACGTCGACGGCGTCATCTCCGGGGTGCGCTGGGACGAACAGGAGGCCCGCGCCAGCGAGACGTTCTTCTCCCCGCGACACGACCCGGAGATCTACCCGCCCCACGACCGCATCCAGCCCATCCTGCAGTTCGACGAGGCGGCCGTCTGGGAGGCCTTCTGGAACTTCGTCGTCCCGGACACCGTCGAGGCGTTCCCCGACGACGGCTACGTCCCCCAGAGCGCCGAGGACCTTCCGGAGGGCGTCAAGCAGGAGGACATTCCCGTCTCGCCGAAGTACTGGGAGGGCTTTCGCTCGCTCGGCAGCGAGATCAGCACCGAGAAGTCCGACGAGGAACCCGCCTGGCTGCAGGACCTCGAGGGGACGACCGAGCGCGCCGGCCGTGCCCAGGACAAGGAGGACCTGATGGAGCGCCTGCGCGACCTCGGCTACATGTAACGGCTGCAGAAACGAGTCGAACGCCGTTTTCGGGACCGAAATCCGCCAGCGACCGCGCTATCGCGACGGGCGGACGAGGTTCGCGAGCCCG
Above is a genomic segment from Natrononativus amylolyticus containing:
- a CDS encoding phosphoadenosine phosphosulfate reductase family protein; its protein translation is MPQNFPDYIDVDYSDGEGEDPEDYPHINDKIEKAIEVTRQGLEQYENPAVMWTGGKDSTLVLYFVKEVAEQYDYELPTAIFIDHYQHFQQIHDFVERWADEWDLDVHYARNEDIGAYVDEHDLTPGDDIPVAQLSEHNRHHVENILEYEEETFPFLLDTYAGNHLLKTVALNDALEQLDVDGVISGVRWDEQEARASETFFSPRHDPEIYPPHDRIQPILQFDEAAVWEAFWNFVVPDTVEAFPDDGYVPQSAEDLPEGVKQEDIPVSPKYWEGFRSLGSEISTEKSDEEPAWLQDLEGTTERAGRAQDKEDLMERLRDLGYM